A window of the Myripristis murdjan chromosome 15, fMyrMur1.1, whole genome shotgun sequence genome harbors these coding sequences:
- the yipf3 gene encoding protein YIPF3, giving the protein MSAAAGNKNTNTEPWGGFDEHLIQGGGSAVIDMENMDDTSGSSFEDMGEMHQRMKEEEEVAAEAAATEDDAADDGEFLGMKGLKGQLGRQVADEVWQAGKRQASKAFNLYANIDILRPYFDVEPVQVRSRLIESMIPVRMINFPQKIAGELYGPMMLVFTLVAILLHGMKTSGTVIREGTLMGTAIGTCFGYWLGVSSFIYFLAYLVNAQITMLQMLSLLGYGLFGHCIVLFITYNIHFHFLFYALWLLVGGLSTLRMVAALLSRTVGQTPRLLLCGSLALLHMLFLLYLHFNYHQIVEGLLDSLEGSNMAAMQRVARDVLKLPVVVNATVKSQ; this is encoded by the exons ATGTCTGCAGCCGCCGGGAACAAAAACACGAACACGGAACCGTGGGGCGGCTTCGACGAGCACCTCATCCAG GGCGGCGGCTCGGCCGTCATCGACATGGAGAACATGGACGACACGTCGGGCTCCAGCTTCGAGGACATGGGCGAGATGCACCAGCgcatgaaggaggaggaggaggtggccgCCGAGGCCGCCGCCACCGAGGACGACGCCGCTGACGACGGAGAGTTCCTGGGCATGAAGGGCCTCAAGGGCCAGCTGGGGAGGCAGGTCGCCGACGAG gtgtggcAGGCGGGGAAGCGGCAGGCGTCTAAAGCCTTCAACCTGTATGCCAACATCGACATCCTGCGGCCGTACTTTGACGTGGAGCCGGTGCAGGTCAGGAGCAG GCTGATCGAGTCCATGATCCCCGTCCGCATGATCAACTTCCCCCAG AAGATCGCAGGCGAGCTGTACGGCCCCATGATGCTGGTGTTCACGCTGGTGGCCATCCTGCTGCACGGCATGAAGACCTCGGGCACCGTCATC AGGGAGGGAACGCTGATGGGAACCGCCATCGGAACCTGTTTCGGCTACTGGCTCGGCGTCTCGTCCTTCATCTACTTCCTGGCGTACCTGGTCAACGCCCAGATCACCATGCTGCAGATGCTGTCGCTGCTG GGTTACGGGCTCTTCGGTCACTGCATCGTCCTCTTCATCACCTACAACATCCACTTCCACTTCCTGTTCTACGCGCTGTGGCTGCTGGTGGGCGGGCTCTCCACGCTGCGCATG GTGGCGGCGCTGCTGTCGCGGACGGTGGGTCAGACTCCTCGCCTGCTGCTGTGCGGCAGCCTGGCCCTGCTGCACATGCTCTTCCTGCTCTACCTGCACTTCAACTACCACCAGATCGTCGAGG GTCTGCTGGACTCACTGGAAggctccaacatggccgccatgCAGCGGGTGGCCCGAGACGTGCTGAAGCTGCCTGTTGTTGTCAACGCTACAGTGAAGAGCCAAtga